In the genome of Pseudopipra pipra isolate bDixPip1 chromosome 4, bDixPip1.hap1, whole genome shotgun sequence, one region contains:
- the LOC135413170 gene encoding histone PARylation factor 1 isoform X1, with amino-acid sequence MHRRMSSSAVLAYSEKNGAVKKRRSNQADIPDSLCQEAETCYRLRLPEDFYQFWKFCEELDPEKPSDALVSSVGLKLVGPYDILAGKHKKPKSTDVNFNLHWRFFYDPPEFQTILVGDSKTQYHMGYFRDVPDELPVWVGANEAKKGCVISQVGDNVFAAVKLFLSKKLKEVTDKKKSAVLRDLDEKLTRTAKDLGYSLEQKTMKMKQRDKKVVTKAFHGAGLVVPVDKNDVGYRELPETNANLKKICKAIVDAPTDDERVKAFAPIQEMLTFVQFANDECDYGMGYELGMDLFCYGSHYFHKTVGQLLPLAYSLLKRNLFAEIIESHLGSRREEGLDQLEP; translated from the exons AGCGAAAAAAATGGAGCTGTCAAGAAGAGAAGATCAAATCAGGCAGATATTCCTGACAGTCTTTGTCAAGAAGCCGAAACATGTTATCGGCTTAGACTGCCTGAGGACTTCTACCAGTTTTGGAAGTTTTGCGAGGAACTGGATCCTGAGAAACCAAGTG atGCACTTGTGTCAAGTGTTGGACTTAAACTGGTTGGACCATATGATATTCTtgctggaaaacacaaaaaaccaaaatcaacaGATGTGAACTTCAACCTTCATTGGAGATTCTTCTATGATCCCCCAGAATTCCAGACTATACTTGTTGGGGATAGCAAAACACAGTATCACATGGGATATTTCAG GGATGTGCCAGATGAGCTCCCAGTGTGGGTTGGTGCAAATGAAGCTAAGAAGGGCTGTGTGATTTCACAAGTTGGTGATAACGTCTTTGCAGCAGTCAA attatttttgtcaaaaaaacTCAAGGAAGTGactgataaaaagaaaagtgctGTTTTGAGAGACCTAGATGAAAAGCTAACAAGGACAGCAAAAGATCTGGGTTATTCTCTGGAACAAAAAACCATGAAGATGAAACAGAGAGATAAGAAA GTGGTGACCAAAGCATTTCATGGAGCAGGTCTAGTTGTTCCTGTAGACAAAAATGATGTTGGATACAGAGAACTTCCTGAAACAAATG ctaatcttaaaaaaatttgcAAGGCTATTGTTGATGCTCCTACTGATGATGAGAGAGTGAAGGCTTTTGCACCCATTCAAGAAATGCTGACCTTTGTTCAGTTTGCTAATGATGAATGTGACTATGGAATGGGGTACGAACTGGGTATGGACCTCTTTTGCTATGGATCACAT TACTTCCACAAGACGGTGGGccagctgctgcccctggcTTACTCCCTGCTGAAGAGGAACCTCTTTGCCGAGATCATCGAGTCGCACTTGGGCAGCCGGCGGGAGGAGGGCCTGGACCAGCTGGAGCCCTGA
- the LOC135413170 gene encoding histone PARylation factor 1 isoform X2: protein MRWSEKNGAVKKRRSNQADIPDSLCQEAETCYRLRLPEDFYQFWKFCEELDPEKPSDALVSSVGLKLVGPYDILAGKHKKPKSTDVNFNLHWRFFYDPPEFQTILVGDSKTQYHMGYFRDVPDELPVWVGANEAKKGCVISQVGDNVFAAVKLFLSKKLKEVTDKKKSAVLRDLDEKLTRTAKDLGYSLEQKTMKMKQRDKKVVTKAFHGAGLVVPVDKNDVGYRELPETNANLKKICKAIVDAPTDDERVKAFAPIQEMLTFVQFANDECDYGMGYELGMDLFCYGSHYFHKTVGQLLPLAYSLLKRNLFAEIIESHLGSRREEGLDQLEP, encoded by the exons ATGCGCTGG AGCGAAAAAAATGGAGCTGTCAAGAAGAGAAGATCAAATCAGGCAGATATTCCTGACAGTCTTTGTCAAGAAGCCGAAACATGTTATCGGCTTAGACTGCCTGAGGACTTCTACCAGTTTTGGAAGTTTTGCGAGGAACTGGATCCTGAGAAACCAAGTG atGCACTTGTGTCAAGTGTTGGACTTAAACTGGTTGGACCATATGATATTCTtgctggaaaacacaaaaaaccaaaatcaacaGATGTGAACTTCAACCTTCATTGGAGATTCTTCTATGATCCCCCAGAATTCCAGACTATACTTGTTGGGGATAGCAAAACACAGTATCACATGGGATATTTCAG GGATGTGCCAGATGAGCTCCCAGTGTGGGTTGGTGCAAATGAAGCTAAGAAGGGCTGTGTGATTTCACAAGTTGGTGATAACGTCTTTGCAGCAGTCAA attatttttgtcaaaaaaacTCAAGGAAGTGactgataaaaagaaaagtgctGTTTTGAGAGACCTAGATGAAAAGCTAACAAGGACAGCAAAAGATCTGGGTTATTCTCTGGAACAAAAAACCATGAAGATGAAACAGAGAGATAAGAAA GTGGTGACCAAAGCATTTCATGGAGCAGGTCTAGTTGTTCCTGTAGACAAAAATGATGTTGGATACAGAGAACTTCCTGAAACAAATG ctaatcttaaaaaaatttgcAAGGCTATTGTTGATGCTCCTACTGATGATGAGAGAGTGAAGGCTTTTGCACCCATTCAAGAAATGCTGACCTTTGTTCAGTTTGCTAATGATGAATGTGACTATGGAATGGGGTACGAACTGGGTATGGACCTCTTTTGCTATGGATCACAT TACTTCCACAAGACGGTGGGccagctgctgcccctggcTTACTCCCTGCTGAAGAGGAACCTCTTTGCCGAGATCATCGAGTCGCACTTGGGCAGCCGGCGGGAGGAGGGCCTGGACCAGCTGGAGCCCTGA